One part of the Arabidopsis thaliana chromosome 1 sequence genome encodes these proteins:
- the PRP40A gene encoding pre-mRNA-processing protein 40A (pre-mRNA-processing protein 40A (PRP40A); CONTAINS InterPro DOMAIN/s: FF domain (InterPro:IPR002713), WW/Rsp5/WWP (InterPro:IPR001202); BEST Arabidopsis thaliana protein match is: pre-mRNA-processing protein 40B (TAIR:AT3G19670.1); Has 113757 Blast hits to 61097 proteins in 2531 species: Archae - 390; Bacteria - 9660; Metazoa - 51291; Fungi - 12468; Plants - 6867; Viruses - 622; Other Eukaryotes - 32459 (source: NCBI BLink).) — translation MANNPPQSSGTQFRPMVPGQQGQHFVPAASQPFHPYGHVPPNVQSQPPQYSQPIQQQQLFPVRPGQPVHITSSSQAVSVPYIQTNKILTSGSTQPQPNAPPMTGFATSGPPFSSPYTFVPSSYPQQQPTSLVQPNSQMHVAGVPPAANTWPVPVNQSTSLVSPVQQTGQQTPVAVSTDPGNLTPQSASDWQEHTSADGRKYYYNKRTKQSNWEKPLELMTPLERADASTVWKEFTTPEGKKYYYNKVTKESKWTIPEDLKLAREQAQLASEKTSLSEAGSTPLSHHAASSSDLAVSTVTSVVPSTSSALTGHSSSPIQAGLAVPVTRPPSVAPVTPTSGAISDTEATTIKGDNLSSRGADDSNDGATAQNNEAENKEMSVNGKANLSPAGDKANVEEPMVYATKQEAKAAFKSLLESVNVHSDWTWEQTLKEIVHDKRYGALRTLGERKQAFNEYLGQRKKVEAEERRRRQKKAREEFVKMLEECEELSSSLKWSKAMSLFENDQRFKAVDRPRDREDLFDNYIVELERKEREKAAEEHRQYMADYRKFLETCDYIKAGTQWRKIQDRLEDDDRCSCLEKIDRLIGFEEYILDLEKEEEELKRVEKEHVRRAERKNRDAFRTLLEEHVAAGILTAKTYWLDYCIELKDLPQYQAVASNTSGSTPKDLFEDVTEELEKQYHEDKSYVKDAMKSRKISMVSSWLFEDFKSAISEDLSTQQISDINLKLIYDDLVGRVKEKEEKEARKLQRLAEEFTNLLHTFKEITVASNWEDSKQLVEESQEYRSIGDESVSQGLFEEYITSLQEKAKEKERKRDEEKVRKEKERDEKEKRKDKDKERREKEREREKEKGKERSKREESDGETAMDVSEGHKDEKRKGKDRDRKHRRRHHNNSDEDVSSDRDDRDESKKSSRKHGNDRKKSRKHANSPESESENRHKRQKKESSRRSGNDELEDGEVGE, via the exons ATGGCGAATAATCCTCCGCAGTCTTCTGGTACCCAG TTTCGGCCGATGGTACCTGGACAGCAGGGTCAGCATTTTGTTCCTGCAGCTTCACAACCTTTTCACCCTTATGGACATGTACCTCCAAATGTTCAAAGTCAGCCTCCACAGTATTCTCAGCCGAtacagcagcagcagctctTTCCAGTGAGACCAGGTCAGCCTGTGCATATTACATCATCCTCACAGGCTGTATCAGTTCCGTATATTCAAACGAACAAGATTCTCACTTCTGGATCTACTCAACCACAGCCAAATGCACCTCCAATGACGGGCTTTGCTACATCTGGAcctccattttcttctccataTACT TTTGTACCATCATCTTATCCTCAGCAACAACCAACATCCTTGGTCCAACCAAATTCTCAGATGCATGTAGCTGGCGTCCCTCCAGCAGCAAACACTTGGCCTGTTCCTGTTAATCAAAGCACATCACTTGTTTCCCCTGTGCAGCAGACTGGGCAACAAACACCGGTCGCAGTTTCCACAGACCCA GGAAACTTGACTCCGCAATCTGCATCTGACTGGCAGGAGCATACATCTGCTGATGGGAGAAA GTATTATTATAACAAGCGGACAAAGCAATCAAATTGGGAAAAACCTCTTGAACTGATGACACCACTTGAG AGGGCTGATGCATCCACTGTATGGAAGGAATTTACAACACCTGAAGGAAAGAA ATATTATTATAACAAGGTTACAAAGGAGTCTAAGTGGACAATTCCGGAAGATTTAAAG TTAGCTCGGGAACAAGCCCAACTAGCTAGTGAAAAAACGTCCCTTTCGGAAGCTGGATCTACCCCTCTATCCCACCATGCTGCATCCTCGTCTGATCTAGCAGTTAGCACTGTGACTTCTGTTGTTCCCAGCACATCTTCAGCACTTACTGGACATTCTTCAAGCCCTATTCAAGCGGGTTTGGCTGTACCTGTCACCCGTCCTCCCTCTGTTGCTCCTGTTACTCCAACATCTGGTGCAATTAGTGACACTGAGGCTACTACAAT AAAAGGCGATAATTTATCATCTCGGGGGGCAGATGATTCAAATGATGGAGCTACAGCACAAAACAATGAG GCTGAGAATAAGGAAATGTCTGTGAATGGAAAAGCCAATTTGTCACCTGCTGGTGACAAAGCAAATGTCGAGGAACCTATGGTATATGCTACTAAGCAG GAGGCCAAAGCTGCTTTCAAGTCTCTTTTGGAATCTGTAAATGTTCATTCCGACTGGACATGGGAACAG ACATTGAAAGAGATTGTTCACGATAAAAGATATGGTGCTTTGAGGACACTCGGCGAGCGGAAACAAGCGTTTAACGAG TATCTTGGCCAAAGGAAAAAAGTGGAAGCTGAGGAAAGACGAAGGAGGCAGAAGAAAGCTCGGGAAGAATTTGTCAAGATGCTAGAG GAGTGTGAAGAACTTTCATCATCCCTGAAATGGAG CAAAGCAATGAGTTTGTTCGAAAATGATCAGCGTTTTAAAGCTGTTGACCGTCCTAGGGATCGTGAAGATCTTTTTGACAATTACATTGTGGAACTTGAGAGGAAG GAAAGAGAAAAGGCAGCGGAGGAACATCGGCAGTATATGGCAGACTATCGGAAGTTTCTTGAAACCTGTGACTATATCAAA GCTGGTACACAATGGCGCAAAATTCAAGATAGACTGGAGGATGATGACAGATGCTCATGTCTTGAAAAGATAGATCGTCTGATTGGTTTTGAG GAATACATTCTTGACctagagaaggaagaagaagagctgaAGAGAGTAGAGAAA GAACATGTAAGGCGGGCCGAGAGAAAAAACCGTGATGCATTTCGTACACTATTGGAAGAACATGTTGCTGCAGGCATCCTTACAGCCAAGACGTACTGGTTGGATTATTGCATTGAG TTAAAAGACTTGCCCCAATACCAAGCTGTTGCATCTAATACATCTGGTTCAACTCCGAAAGACTTGTTTGAAGATGTCACAGAAGAATTAGAGAAGCAG TATCATGAGGATAAGAGCTATGTGAAGGATGCTATGAAGTCAAGAAAG ATTTCCATGGTCTCCTCGTGGCtgtttgaagattttaaatCTGCTATTTCAGAAGATCTCAGTACTCAACAGATATCAGACATAAATTTAAAG CTTATATATGATGACTTGGTTGGGAGagtgaaggaaaaagaagaaaaagaggcCAGAAAGCTTCAGCGTCTGGCTGAAGAATTTACCAATCTGTTGCACACTTTCAAG gAAATCACCGTAGCTTCAAATTGGGAAGATAGCAAACAACTAGTAGAAGAAAGTCAAGAGTACAG ATCGATTGGAGATGAAAGTGTTAGCCAAGGGTTATTTGAGGAATACATAACGAGTTTACAAGAAAAGGCAAAGGAGAAGGAGCGTAAGCGTGACGAGGAAAAG GTtagaaaagagaaggaaagggACGAGAAAGAGAAACGGAAAGACAAGGATAAGGAGAGAAgggaaaaggaaagagaacgtgaaaaagagaagggaaaagaGAGGAGTAAACGGGAAGAATCAGATGGTGAGACTGCTATGGATGTGAGCGAAGGTCATAAAGACGAgaaaagaaagggaaaagatCGTGACAGAAAACATCGAAGACGGCATCACAACAATTCTGATGAAGATGTTAGTTCTGATAGGGATGACAGAGATGAGTCGAAGAAATCATCCCGTAAACATGGTAATGATCgcaaaaaatcaagaaag
- the PRP40A gene encoding pre-mRNA-processing protein 40A (pre-mRNA-processing protein 40A (PRP40A); CONTAINS InterPro DOMAIN/s: FF domain (InterPro:IPR002713), WW/Rsp5/WWP (InterPro:IPR001202); BEST Arabidopsis thaliana protein match is: pre-mRNA-processing protein 40B (TAIR:AT3G19670.1); Has 30201 Blast hits to 17322 proteins in 780 species: Archae - 12; Bacteria - 1396; Metazoa - 17338; Fungi - 3422; Plants - 5037; Viruses - 0; Other Eukaryotes - 2996 (source: NCBI BLink).) encodes MANNPPQSSGTQFRPMVPGQQGQHFVPAASQPFHPYGHVPPNVQSQPPQYSQPIQQQQLFPVRPGQPVHITSSSQAVSVPYIQTNKILTSGSTQPQPNAPPMTGFATSGPPFSSPYTFVPSSYPQQQPTSLVQPNSQMHVAGVPPAANTWPVPVNQSTSLVSPVQQTGQQTPVAVSTDPGNLTPQSASDWQEHTSADGRKYYYNKRTKQSNWEKPLELMTPLERADASTVWKEFTTPEGKKYYYNKVTKESKWTIPEDLKLAREQAQLASEKTSLSEAGSTPLSHHAASSSDLAVSTVTSVVPSTSSALTGHSSSPIQAGLAVPVTRPPSVAPVTPTSGAISDTEATTIKGDNLSSRGADDSNDGATAQNNEAENKEMSVNGKANLSPAGDKANVEEPMVYATKQEAKAAFKSLLESVNVHSDWTWEQTLKEIVHDKRYGALRTLGERKQAFNEYLGQRKKVEAEERRRRQKKAREEFVKMLEECEELSSSLKWSKAMSLFENDQRFKAVDRPRDREDLFDNYIVELERKEREKAAEEHRQYMADYRKFLETCDYIKAGTQWRKIQDRLEDDDRCSCLEKIDRLIGFEEYILDLEKEEEELKRVEKEHVRRAERKNRDAFRTLLEEHVAAGILTAKTYWLDYCIELKDLPQYQAVASNTSGSTPKDLFEDVTEELEKQYHEDKSYVKDAMKSRKISMVSSWLFEDFKSAISEDLSTQQISDINLKLIYDDLVGRVKEKEEKEARKLQRLAEEFTNLLHTFKEITVASNWEDSKQLVEESQEYRSIGDESVSQGLFEEYITSLQEKAKEKERKRDEEKVRKEKERDEKEKRKDKDKERREKEREREKEKGKERSKREESDGETAMDVSEGHKDEKRKGKDRDRKHRRRHHNNSDEDVSSDRDDRDESKKSSRKHGNDRKKSRKVGTP; translated from the exons ATGGCGAATAATCCTCCGCAGTCTTCTGGTACCCAG TTTCGGCCGATGGTACCTGGACAGCAGGGTCAGCATTTTGTTCCTGCAGCTTCACAACCTTTTCACCCTTATGGACATGTACCTCCAAATGTTCAAAGTCAGCCTCCACAGTATTCTCAGCCGAtacagcagcagcagctctTTCCAGTGAGACCAGGTCAGCCTGTGCATATTACATCATCCTCACAGGCTGTATCAGTTCCGTATATTCAAACGAACAAGATTCTCACTTCTGGATCTACTCAACCACAGCCAAATGCACCTCCAATGACGGGCTTTGCTACATCTGGAcctccattttcttctccataTACT TTTGTACCATCATCTTATCCTCAGCAACAACCAACATCCTTGGTCCAACCAAATTCTCAGATGCATGTAGCTGGCGTCCCTCCAGCAGCAAACACTTGGCCTGTTCCTGTTAATCAAAGCACATCACTTGTTTCCCCTGTGCAGCAGACTGGGCAACAAACACCGGTCGCAGTTTCCACAGACCCA GGAAACTTGACTCCGCAATCTGCATCTGACTGGCAGGAGCATACATCTGCTGATGGGAGAAA GTATTATTATAACAAGCGGACAAAGCAATCAAATTGGGAAAAACCTCTTGAACTGATGACACCACTTGAG AGGGCTGATGCATCCACTGTATGGAAGGAATTTACAACACCTGAAGGAAAGAA ATATTATTATAACAAGGTTACAAAGGAGTCTAAGTGGACAATTCCGGAAGATTTAAAG TTAGCTCGGGAACAAGCCCAACTAGCTAGTGAAAAAACGTCCCTTTCGGAAGCTGGATCTACCCCTCTATCCCACCATGCTGCATCCTCGTCTGATCTAGCAGTTAGCACTGTGACTTCTGTTGTTCCCAGCACATCTTCAGCACTTACTGGACATTCTTCAAGCCCTATTCAAGCGGGTTTGGCTGTACCTGTCACCCGTCCTCCCTCTGTTGCTCCTGTTACTCCAACATCTGGTGCAATTAGTGACACTGAGGCTACTACAAT AAAAGGCGATAATTTATCATCTCGGGGGGCAGATGATTCAAATGATGGAGCTACAGCACAAAACAATGAG GCTGAGAATAAGGAAATGTCTGTGAATGGAAAAGCCAATTTGTCACCTGCTGGTGACAAAGCAAATGTCGAGGAACCTATGGTATATGCTACTAAGCAG GAGGCCAAAGCTGCTTTCAAGTCTCTTTTGGAATCTGTAAATGTTCATTCCGACTGGACATGGGAACAG ACATTGAAAGAGATTGTTCACGATAAAAGATATGGTGCTTTGAGGACACTCGGCGAGCGGAAACAAGCGTTTAACGAG TATCTTGGCCAAAGGAAAAAAGTGGAAGCTGAGGAAAGACGAAGGAGGCAGAAGAAAGCTCGGGAAGAATTTGTCAAGATGCTAGAG GAGTGTGAAGAACTTTCATCATCCCTGAAATGGAG CAAAGCAATGAGTTTGTTCGAAAATGATCAGCGTTTTAAAGCTGTTGACCGTCCTAGGGATCGTGAAGATCTTTTTGACAATTACATTGTGGAACTTGAGAGGAAG GAAAGAGAAAAGGCAGCGGAGGAACATCGGCAGTATATGGCAGACTATCGGAAGTTTCTTGAAACCTGTGACTATATCAAA GCTGGTACACAATGGCGCAAAATTCAAGATAGACTGGAGGATGATGACAGATGCTCATGTCTTGAAAAGATAGATCGTCTGATTGGTTTTGAG GAATACATTCTTGACctagagaaggaagaagaagagctgaAGAGAGTAGAGAAA GAACATGTAAGGCGGGCCGAGAGAAAAAACCGTGATGCATTTCGTACACTATTGGAAGAACATGTTGCTGCAGGCATCCTTACAGCCAAGACGTACTGGTTGGATTATTGCATTGAG TTAAAAGACTTGCCCCAATACCAAGCTGTTGCATCTAATACATCTGGTTCAACTCCGAAAGACTTGTTTGAAGATGTCACAGAAGAATTAGAGAAGCAG TATCATGAGGATAAGAGCTATGTGAAGGATGCTATGAAGTCAAGAAAG ATTTCCATGGTCTCCTCGTGGCtgtttgaagattttaaatCTGCTATTTCAGAAGATCTCAGTACTCAACAGATATCAGACATAAATTTAAAG CTTATATATGATGACTTGGTTGGGAGagtgaaggaaaaagaagaaaaagaggcCAGAAAGCTTCAGCGTCTGGCTGAAGAATTTACCAATCTGTTGCACACTTTCAAG gAAATCACCGTAGCTTCAAATTGGGAAGATAGCAAACAACTAGTAGAAGAAAGTCAAGAGTACAG ATCGATTGGAGATGAAAGTGTTAGCCAAGGGTTATTTGAGGAATACATAACGAGTTTACAAGAAAAGGCAAAGGAGAAGGAGCGTAAGCGTGACGAGGAAAAG GTtagaaaagagaaggaaagggACGAGAAAGAGAAACGGAAAGACAAGGATAAGGAGAGAAgggaaaaggaaagagaacgtgaaaaagagaagggaaaagaGAGGAGTAAACGGGAAGAATCAGATGGTGAGACTGCTATGGATGTGAGCGAAGGTCATAAAGACGAgaaaagaaagggaaaagatCGTGACAGAAAACATCGAAGACGGCATCACAACAATTCTGATGAAGATGTTAGTTCTGATAGGGATGACAGAGATGAGTCGAAGAAATCATCCCGTAAACATGGTAATGATCgcaaaaaatcaagaaaggtAGGTACACCCTAG